TTAGAACGAGGAGACTTGTCCGTCAGTCGCATGCCCCATTTGATTGAGCGTTGTCCGCGAGGCACTCACAGAGACCGCGGAAACCGAGCCATCGGCCCTCAGAAACTGAGATACGCCTGGGTGCCAACTTCCCATCGCGATGTCACGATCAGGCCCCCCTAGGTCGCCGTCTCCGTCGGTGTCTCGAACATCCTTCGGTCCACGTGCTAAACCATAAGCAATTGTTCGTGCGACGTTGTATTCCTGCCAATTGCCTTGGGCATAGGCGTAGCTGCCATCCTGCATCATTCCATCGCAGCACTTGCCAAACGCATCGTATTCCTGACGAACATGCTTTTCACCGACAATAAAAGTGTTACTCAACCCGTCGGTGATATAAGCGAACGAGTCACGCGGGCTGGGGCTGCGATAAAGGTCATCGCCGGTGATCGTTCCACAACCGGAAGGTGTCTTTGCCAGGCGAACGCCCCCCTTTTGATTTTCTACGTGGTTCGTTTCGCACGCATCCCAGATGAAGTAGATTTGCCCTTCATTGGTGCTGAAATCACCTTGTGGCACTTTGTTGCTGGCATCGACCAACAAAACCACTGCGTAATCGCTCAAGGGGCCACGACCGTTACCGGTATCTTTCATTGCATTGCCGTCGCCGCTTCGTCGCGAGGGGCAGGTCATGAAATCAATGGATGCGAGCGCCGATCTTTCGTCGGCAGTCAGAAGATCCCAGTTCGTATGAAAGGACTTCGCCATGCCGGTTTTGGTTCCAGC
This is a stretch of genomic DNA from Bremerella alba. It encodes these proteins:
- a CDS encoding DUF1559 family PulG-like putative transporter, with amino-acid sequence MTLVINKGRCVSRRAFTLVELLVVIAIIGVLIALLLPAVQQAREAARRSECSNNLKQMGLAVHNFHDTFNGIPWLTRGGGRGSFFVELYRFAEQANAYELLNGGNSAGTKTGMAKSFHTNWDLLTADERSALASIDFMTCPSRRSGDGNAMKDTGNGRGPLSDYAVVLLVDASNKVPQGDFSTNEGQIYFIWDACETNHVENQKGGVRLAKTPSGCGTITGDDLYRSPSPRDSFAYITDGLSNTFIVGEKHVRQEYDAFGKCCDGMMQDGSYAYAQGNWQEYNVARTIAYGLARGPKDVRDTDGDGDLGGPDRDIAMGSWHPGVSQFLRADGSVSAVSVSASRTTLNQMGHATDGQVSSF